In the genome of Pseudanabaena mucicola str. Chao 1806, the window AGTGACCTAGCAAATGCCGGAACTACACCTGTATCAAAAATTGAATTGACATCAGAAATAGCATTGACCCCACCAGAAAATCCTCAAACTATTAAAGAATTGCAGTTACCATTGCCAAAAACAGAATTAATCACGCCACCAGTTCCCCCTAAGTCTCTAGATAAATCAAATAAAGATAAGTCTAGTCCAACTGTTGTGACTAATTCTATAAAAGCTCCCGTGGAAGAATCGACTCGTGTCAGCCTCCCTAAAGATCAAGTTCACAAAGAGCAGCAAGTGCGTAAGGATACTCCAAGGGGAGAGCGTCCAATAGTAGATAAAGCAGAGCGTCAAATCTCACCTAAGCAGTCTTTGATGAGTGTTTCACCACCACAAGTAAAGTTATCCAACAAACCTGTGTCTCCAGAGCGTCCAAAACCACCTGTGGCGATCGCCCCAAAGTCAATTGTTGCCCCAAAAACACCTGCCGCCAAATCTGCTGATGATGTAAGAACACCCGCTAAAGGGCATCAGGGCAAAGAGCAGGTAAAAAACGATCATGGCAAGCATGACTCTAGGGGTGGAAACGACTCAGCAGGTTCAGCACCAAAGCAAGAAACAGCCAAAACTAATCGACCTGAAAGACCAAAACTGAATCGACCTGTTGAGCCACCTACACCTGCTGCTGGTGGTAGACCACAGAGCCGTGTACCTAAGTTAGTGAAAGATTCAGTACTGATCGAGCGAGGGATCACTGCTCCGACTGAACCACCACACAATTTGCGCCCGCCGATGCCAACATTGATGCGGGCTCCTGAAAAACCCGTTATTGTCGATAAGAGTGCTAGGAAGCCTGAAGTGGCTGGGGGATTTCCGCCTGTAATGCCTGAGCTTTTGGAAAAACCAACGCTACCAAGCAAATCAAATAAACGCAAAGGTAAATCTAAAGAGGAAGAAGAAAAAGATTTACTGGAGATGAAAGAGAAAAATCGCTTGAATAAGCCTAAGCGCTATTTACGCGATTTTGATGATGATGATGATGATTCCTCAGATTTGGATAGCGGTGCTGATTTTGCTCAGATCAGTCTGTCATTGGCTCGCCCAACGGCTCGTCCTAAGCCCATGAGTGTTCCCGCAAAGCCAACTATGGCTTCGGATCTCAAGCCTACTCAAAAATCCAAAAAAACTGCGCCAAGTCGCGATCGCCGCAATCAGCAAGTCGAAGTCGTTCCCGAAAAACCCACCTCTGTGGAAATCGAAGAGGGTATGACCGTAGCAGTGTTGGCTAAGCGCTTAGTATTGTCTGAGACAGAGGTCATTCGCACCCTCTTTATGAAGGGGATTATGGCAAATATCAACCAGACCCTTGATGTTGGTACTGCCAAAATGGTAGCGACAGAGTTAGGTTATGAGGTACATGATCCTGAAGTTGTCGAATTAGCTGTCAAGACTGAGATGATCGAGTTAGAGGATCTTGATAAGCTCGAACGTCGTCCCCCTGTCGTCACGATCATGGGGCACGTTGACCATGGTAAAACCACATTGTTGGATGCCATTCGTAAGAGTAAGGTTGCTCAAGGTGAAGCAGGTGGAATCACTCAGCATATTGGTGCTTACCACGTTGATGTTGAGCATAATGGCGAGAAACAGCAAATTGTTTTCCTTGACACGCCTGGTCACGAAGCATTTACTGCCATGCGTGCACGTGGTACGAAGGTAACTGACATCGCTGTTCTTGTGGTTGCTGCTGATGATGGTGTGCAACCTCAAACCATCGAGGCGATCAGTCATGCCCGTGCTGCCAAAGTGCCAATCGTGGTTGCAATTAACAAAGTTGATAAGATCGAAGCACAGCCTGATCGCATTCGCCAAGAACTCACCGAGTACTCTCTAGTTGCCGAAGAATGGGGTGGCGATACGATTATGGTTCCCGTCAGCGCTATCCGTCGCGAGAACCTCGATACCTTGCTGGAAATGATCTTGTTGGTTGCTGAAGTGGAAGACCTACAAGCTAATCCCAACCGTACAGCGAAGGGAACAGTTATTGAAGCTCACCTCGATAAGGCAAAAGGACCTGTGGCGACATTGCTCGTTCAAAACGGTACATTGCGTGTGGGAGATATCTTCGTTGCTGGTGCTGCCTTTGGTAAGGTGCGGGCAATGGTTGATGATCGCGGCGCAAGGGTAAGCAAGGCTTCACCATCCTTTGCTGTAGAAGTCCTCGGTTTGGGCGATGTTCCTGCGGCGGGTGATGAGTTTGAAGTCTATCTCGATGAAAAACAAGCCCGTGCGATCGCGGATCAGCGCACAATGGATCAGCGTCAAGTCCGCTTGATACAGGCGATGGCTTCTCGTCGAGTCACCCTTGGTACTTTGTCCGAAAAGGTCAAAGAAGGCGATCTAAAGGAACTCAATATTATTCTTAAAGCAGATGTTCAAGGCTCTCTCGAAGCGATTATGGGCGCACTTGCCCAACTACCACAGCGTGAAGTCCAACTCCGTATCCTTCTCTCTGCTCCAGGTGAAATCACTGAAAATGACATTAGTTTGGCAGCAGCAAGCTCGGCGGTAGTATTAGGCTTTAATACCACAATGGCTCCAGGTGCAAGACAAGCTGCTGACGACCTCGGCGTTGATTTTCGTGATTACAACGTCATCTATAAGCTCTTGGAAGATATCCAAGATGCGATGGAAGGCTTGCTCGATCCTGAAATGGTTGAGGAATACCTTGGTCAAGCTGAAGTTCGTGCCATCTTTACCATCGGTAAGGGTGCTGTGGCTGGTTGTTATGTCCAGAATGGTAAGCTGCTCCGTAACTGTAATGTCCGCGTCAAGCGTGGTAATGAAGTCGTGCATTCAGCCGTACTAGAATCGCTCCGACGGGTTAAGGATGATGCAAAGGAAGTCGCCTCTGGGTTTGAGTGCGGTGTATCGCTTGCGAAGTTCTCTGCGTGGAGGGAGGGCGACATCATTGAAGCCTTCCGCATGGTCACGAAGCGTCGTACACTAGCTACTTCTTAATCAATAAAAAAACGCCCCTTGGGGCGCTTTTTTATTCTTATTGGTAATTCCAGTGACTTTGCAACCTTCTACGGCACAAATTCGTAAGTCATAGACTGTAGGCACATCTGAGTTTCATAAATTTCATCACCGCAACTAGCAAATTCCTTTTTGCTATATATCGGGGAAGTACTGTAGCTAAAATGTCTGATGCACAATAGTTTTAGCCTCGGTGTTCTTTGATATCTTGCACAACCATCATTAAAAGTATTGAGCCATTTATCATGGGTCAAAACGTCTATAAAGGCAAATATTGCAATTAAATTACATTTGCGTTAGAATCCCAGCAAAACTTGTCGATATCTCCATCGAGCAGGCTAAGTAAAACCCAAAAACCGATGTAACTCCCTCTATCTAATTTATTGGAGTATAAAAATTGGACTTTGAAGATTTGACAAGTAAGCAAAAACACTTAATTGAAATAGTAAGACAATTAGGTATTAAAAATTTTGCTCCTCGGGCACACTTGTATGATGAGCAAGCCTCTTTCCCTTACGAAAATTATCAAGATTTAAAAGAGCATGGACTTTTGGCATTATGCATTCCCCAAGAGTATGGAGGGATGGGTGCTGATTTTGCTACTTATTGCTTAATATCGGCTGAAATAGCTCGCTATTGTGGAGCTACAGCTCTTACTTTTAACATGCACATTTGTTCAACTCTATGGTTAGTTTTGAGCAAAGAACTACCGATGACAGAAGCACAAAGAGAAGAATGTGAACTCTATCAAGTAAAGCATTTCTCAAGAATAGTGAGAGAAAAAGCCATTTATTCTCAGCCAATTTCTGAAGCAGGTGCAGGAGTCTCCATGGGGAAGTCCTATCAAACAAGTGCCAAAAAGGTCGATGGTGGATGGATCATCAATGGAACAAAAATCTTTGCTTGAGACTGTCAAGTAAAATGTGTAAAGTCTAGAAGCTAGATGTGGAGACGATCCTCGAAGAGGATCGCAAAGCGATTGAGAGCAGGTTTCCAATCGCGAATGGGCATAGTCCATTTCTTAGAAATATTCCGCATAGCCAAGTAAACTAGCTTGAAAGCAGCCTCATCGGTCGGAAAAATCTGCTGAGACTTAATCACCTTCCGCAAACTGCTATTCATCGACTCAATCGCATTAGTCGTATAAATTGCTTTGCGAATCTCAAGAGGAAATGCAAAGAAGGGGATAATGTTCGCCCAATGACTGCGCCAAGATTTGGAGATCGAGGGATATAGTTTGTCCCATTTTTCAGCAAAGAGTTCAAGGTTAAACTCCGCCTCCGATTCCGTCGTCGCCGCATAAATCGCCTTGAGATCGGCACAAACCTGCTTGCGTTGTTGCCAAGGTACAAAAGCGACCGAGTTTCTGACCATGTGGACAATGCACAACTGCACCTGCGTTTTAGGAAATACCGTTTCGATAGCATTGGGAAAACCAGTCAAACCGTCAACGCAAGCAATCAAAATATCTTTGACCCCACGGTTACGAATTTCGGTGAGTACCGATAACCAGAATTTTGCACCCTCATTCGGTGAAATCCACATACCCGCTCGTGGGGTTAAGCCCAAGGCAACTGTTTTCAAGTATTTCTTGACCTTGTATCAGAGCAATTTGCGGACAGCATGATGATCATGCAAGTCGATCAAGCTGGTTGTCATCGGGCTAAGCGTTTACGATTGCCAAAAAACATTATTTTGATATTTCAGCCTGCTCATTCTCCAGAGTTAAATCGAATTGAGCGTGTTTGGTTATATTTGAAGCAAGGATTGTGATTT includes:
- the infB gene encoding translation initiation factor IF-2 — encoded protein: MSISNRVRLYELSRELDLDTRDVIAVCEQLNIVVKSHSSTITESEAELVRTKAPQHYPKTDDPKALDKKAAAVKPKESEARAKQQILAVSKPTIRLNSPPVSANVEAIPPANPHAIAESSSEPPAKTAVVNPPSPMPTASSLIKPPSRPLVSDSDLANAGTTPVSKIELTSEIALTPPENPQTIKELQLPLPKTELITPPVPPKSLDKSNKDKSSPTVVTNSIKAPVEESTRVSLPKDQVHKEQQVRKDTPRGERPIVDKAERQISPKQSLMSVSPPQVKLSNKPVSPERPKPPVAIAPKSIVAPKTPAAKSADDVRTPAKGHQGKEQVKNDHGKHDSRGGNDSAGSAPKQETAKTNRPERPKLNRPVEPPTPAAGGRPQSRVPKLVKDSVLIERGITAPTEPPHNLRPPMPTLMRAPEKPVIVDKSARKPEVAGGFPPVMPELLEKPTLPSKSNKRKGKSKEEEEKDLLEMKEKNRLNKPKRYLRDFDDDDDDSSDLDSGADFAQISLSLARPTARPKPMSVPAKPTMASDLKPTQKSKKTAPSRDRRNQQVEVVPEKPTSVEIEEGMTVAVLAKRLVLSETEVIRTLFMKGIMANINQTLDVGTAKMVATELGYEVHDPEVVELAVKTEMIELEDLDKLERRPPVVTIMGHVDHGKTTLLDAIRKSKVAQGEAGGITQHIGAYHVDVEHNGEKQQIVFLDTPGHEAFTAMRARGTKVTDIAVLVVAADDGVQPQTIEAISHARAAKVPIVVAINKVDKIEAQPDRIRQELTEYSLVAEEWGGDTIMVPVSAIRRENLDTLLEMILLVAEVEDLQANPNRTAKGTVIEAHLDKAKGPVATLLVQNGTLRVGDIFVAGAAFGKVRAMVDDRGARVSKASPSFAVEVLGLGDVPAAGDEFEVYLDEKQARAIADQRTMDQRQVRLIQAMASRRVTLGTLSEKVKEGDLKELNIILKADVQGSLEAIMGALAQLPQREVQLRILLSAPGEITENDISLAAASSAVVLGFNTTMAPGARQAADDLGVDFRDYNVIYKLLEDIQDAMEGLLDPEMVEEYLGQAEVRAIFTIGKGAVAGCYVQNGKLLRNCNVRVKRGNEVVHSAVLESLRRVKDDAKEVASGFECGVSLAKFSAWREGDIIEAFRMVTKRRTLATS
- a CDS encoding acyl-CoA dehydrogenase family protein; translated protein: MDFEDLTSKQKHLIEIVRQLGIKNFAPRAHLYDEQASFPYENYQDLKEHGLLALCIPQEYGGMGADFATYCLISAEIARYCGATALTFNMHICSTLWLVLSKELPMTEAQREECELYQVKHFSRIVREKAIYSQPISEAGAGVSMGKSYQTSAKKVDGGWIINGTKIFA
- a CDS encoding transposase; this encodes MQVDQAGCHRAKRLRLPKNIILIFQPAHSPELNRIERVWLYLKQGL